TTACGTCACCGTATCATTGGAGTTACTGGTCTATTTACTTCGTAGAGGCGAAGAAGTAAAAGTGTGTTGTATctacattattaaattatgtaaaGAACTATACGTAAtcttattgtaaaaaaaatcttatgattaaaaataatcatctAAGAAATGAAAAGTAAAACCTTAATATTTCTAAAAGGATTTAACAAATTGtagtaatatattaaaattattaacaaagtaTAATATCAGTTAAATTATTACTATCATCTTCTGAGTcataacaagttttattagCATCTTTATTATTCTTAAGTAATAGGTAGTAATAAAGtgctttttttaatgttaaggGGACTAATTTGTTTAGCaacataacaataaaatgagtaattatttctataattttttactgctgaaaagaaatcaaattCTTCTTTATAACTTTTCTTCCCAAGAATAATTATAAGATAAACGAtgatatctttattattagaattttaaattgttcatGATTAAGAGATAAGCCACAACACAAtgaattaacttaaaaaaaataaagtatcaAATGGAATGTTTAATAATCAAGTTTGTATTGCcttaaaaatgtaacattcAAATAATGTTGAAAAACATTGTTTGCTAGAATGTCTATTTTTaagcaaatatttaaaaaccaaaaacaagGTATATTTAAACTAACCTGGTAATAAACAGGATCATGGCgcaaaaacagaaaaacaCCGCCAGAATAGATAGTATGTTTGAAAGTTCGGCTACAGACACCAACATGCTTGTTATCGTCATTTTTGGGAACCCGTTTACGGTGATGGTTTAACTCCCGTACTCACATCGTATCGTCAAGAAGAACACTGTCAGTTGCTCGTGTTGTTAAAATACCAAATTGTAAAGACCACGTCCCGCTTCGCCCGTTCTAAACCGCTACGTATTCGTTCATTTCGGCACGTTACGTCACGAAATGTCACCTGAAGATTTAAATCAAACACACGATTCCTTCACTTAAAATGAATGAAACCTATCGAATTTTACTTATCAAAATAAACTATTATAATATCACAGATAAACGTACCGTTTTTGATGTAAACGTCATAGATACAGCGTAATAATAACCACAAACAACATATGATTCAATTTGACAGTTCGAATGACAGATGAGTGACGTTGCGCCATCTCTTGagaatgaattaaatttgatgtttcCTCCAAATAGATaacttaaacaaaattaaataaacagataaaaataatatttattataatatttttagtgtATAAATAACCACTTGAACACGTTTTAGtaatcatattatttttatatttgacaggttattattattatattacgcCATCTCTTGGCAACccttaaatatttacatttcgATCAATCAGACAGCTTGAAACTTGAATGGTGAATGTTATTATACAAGCTCTTTGGTTATTCGTTTTAGGTGTTTTACTATCAGATCATACGAATTATAATATGAGCCGAAAGTTATCGGTCGATTTTGAGGTGTACGGAAGAGTACAAGGTGAGATAAATCGCCTTCAATTATATTCACTTGacataaccttactttttaattgtagGAGTGTTTTTCCGCAAGGTAAAtcataaattatgtttaaatttcgcATTAACTAATGTCCCTATAACATTACAAttctataaatataatattgaaaacgaatttgataaaattataaagtcTGTGTTGACGTTTATATGACTTATATGACAGGTGTGAAATGTGTTGCCTACATTcagttttgttaaatttaattttataattttttaaaatttatttttaactaaatttttttaatgtagtaTACTCAACAAGAAGCTAAAAAGTTGGGATTAACCGGATGGTGTATGAATACTGAAAAAGGAACTGTTCAAGGAATTTTAGAGGGCGACTCAGAAAAAATTAGCCAAAtgtaaattattacaaaaatctctttttattaaatcttttaaattaattttttgttaaattaggAAACGTTGGTTGGAGAAAACGGGGAGTCCTTCATCACGTATCGATAAAGCGGTTTTCTCCAATGAGAAAGAGGCGAAAAGTGGTCAATTCAGCAGCTTTGAAATTCGTCgctaaattttcaatatttttttgtaaaaattgattCATTCGAGTGGATTTGAACAAATTGTGATATTTATTTGCTAggattgttatttaattaataaattattgtaataataatatatatgtgCTCTTATTTTATAGctgaaaatgttattttctaaTGTGTAATTTTTTAACGCAATATCTAAAATATGCAggtgttatttatttaactatTGAGTAAATGATACCAGTATGGTTATCATACGGTAACGAAACGTCTTACTTTGAACAATAAGTTTAACCAAaagtacttttaaaatttcgatggacgaaaaggaaaaagtaagtttaattaatttttattgaggtCAAGTGTTTCTACATTAAgcgataattaatttaattaaaactgagtttaattgaattaagtTAGTTTTACGTTCTTGTCAATCGTGTTCGTTTTAACTTTGCAAACGTCTACCATCTTATGTCAAGACGACGTAAGATGGTGtcaattaattgtaataattcgATGACATTCGGAAAGCGGAAAAAGTCGTCACCTCAAAAAGAGACTTCCTATTGAAGTTGGCATGCCAAGGGATTTTGAGAAAGACGGTCGAAAATGGAATAATAATAACCCCCGGTATGTTTCCACTATGGGCGATGATGCGTCAGAAGAAAAAGCGCAGGCGAGTGAGtacgtaaattaaaatttaacattttcaagaaTTGCTATACAACGAAAAATAGTTATATATCTTTAAAGATGTtacattatattataaatcGCGAAATCCTTAATAAACTAATAGTCTCTTTCGAAACTCAGTAATATTAAATACGGTGTGCCATAGGGTTCCATATTGGGTCctattttatatcttatttataTCAATGACCTACCTAATGTACTAGGTGAAAATACTTGTTTGAATGCGGCTACAGCGGTACAAAGTAATACATTTGAATTAGCTAAGGTTTGGTTTAATAGCAATAACCTGACCCTAAATGCAAGTAAGACAGTTAACCTGGTCTTCACCTTGCGCACAGATGACCAGGTGGAACCTATTCCTGAATGCAAGTTTCTGGGTTTATATCTAGACTCTTTATTCTGCTGCTTTTTTGCCTATCTGTCACTGTTTCCACTCATGCGCTGCGAACAGTGTAGTTCTTACTGCAATAATCTCATATCACTTATGGACTAATAGCCTGGGGCCACTCTAGTATGGCTAAGCGAATCTTCGTGATACAAAGAAGAGCAATAAGAATAGTTGGTGGTCTGGGATATTGCGAcaattgcagaaaaacttttagaatgcATTAAATACATTACAAACAATACGGATTTGCAAACAAAACCAATATACAGGGTATCCAATTAGTGCGATATCGGACGATATCTCCTTACAGGGTGTcgctagaagaaaatgtttatatataaagttGTTTGGTGCTCGAAGCtgcataacttaaaaatatttttgtttatacagggtgttgcaaAACAAAGTACAAGGTACAACTTCGTaaatttaaatggaacaccccatattttattacatttttgaattaccGTTAAAATTCGACATACTTTTTGTTAAGCATTACCTATACCAAAATTTtaccgtttttgaaatattcaacattttgtgaaaaaatCTCCGTCTGCACGTGTCTATAAAAGAAAGCATACCCAATTTATTTAAGACCCTACAAAGCAAGTCTTTTGTAGATTATTAATGCATAGTTACTGTAACTTCATGCCCCTATAAAAATCTGATAACCTACTACAGGCTATTCGTAATATTGTACTCAATACTAGAAACTTGAAATAGCtatatctcattttttttaaatggaatgcctcatatttttttatcttaaattattcgCCAAGTGTTaaggtttcttttttataaagcaTGTCCTTTACCTATTTGCAATAGTTATCAAGTAATTTACgctttttacaaatttctacTTTAATACCcatttgatttcaaaaaatgtttgttggttggctatgaaaataataattgatgacaACAAAGCAAAAGAATGCTTTGAATTTGACAGTCTGCTAAATTTGTACAAACTAATAATATTCAagatgaattaataaaaatggtttaCTGTTTGGGTGCAagtgatgaaaattgtttattagcAAGCAGAATTTATGCACAAAGGTTTCCAGAAGCTGAACGCCATCCAAATTGTTTAGCATTCGAAAGACTTAAGGAAAGATTCGAAAGAACCGCCAATGTAAATTATGAGTCAAAATTACAAAGAGAAAAAACAGCAGCAAGTACAGAAAATGAAATGTTAGTCAAGCCGTAGTAGAGAATCCGCATATTTCTTGCAGACAAATTAAGCAACAGTTAGGCATTAAGAGATCCACTaccaacaaaattattaaacaacataaattcCATCCTTACCATATACTACGTTGGgcgttagaaaaaaatcaacaacaaCCTGCCTTTTTTGATTATGTATTGATGACAGACGAAGCTACCTTCCATAAAAATGGATTTGTTAACCGTCACAATTTTCATTACTACTCTGATGAAAATCCAAGATATCTGAGAGCATTAGACCATCAACACAGATGGCCACTTAATGTATGGGGCGGCATCATGGGAACAAAGGTATTCGGGCCATGTCTTTTTAATGAAGCTGTAAATGGTCATAACTTTCTAAATTTCTTGCGGACTGATTTGGATAATGCTTTCGAGGATTTACCACTTCAAACGGTGAGGCGAATGTGGCTACAGTTAGATGGAGCGCCTCCCCATTTCAGTCGTCCTGTGAGGgagtatttaaatttacattttcaaaacaaatgAATTGGTAGGGGAGGACCGGTTTCTTGGCCGCCCAGATCTCCTTTTGaattattacttttagtttttgagaaaacaatatttgaagttttggaaatatttttgatgttgctattttaatcgataactttcaaaattcgctttacaaataatttcttgaaggatccttgtggaaatatcaccaattattagtTAAAGAGCCTCTTTgtaatgcaataagccgttttgaaaaatcatttttagtttatgaaaaataagtttttgaaatgatcgacaattttttcgaattttgcaatcttcgacgattaagctttaaaaattcatataaaatccatttcttggaatatgagtatgaaaatttccctaagtgttaataagagtgtcctctttctaatgaaccaacacgttttgaataattacttttagtttttcagaaaacaatatttgaagttttgataaaattttcgatgttgcaattttcatcgataattttcaaaatttgctatacaattaatttcttgaagcatccttgtgaaaataccaccaattattaattaaagtatcctctttttaatgcaaacaGCCGGtatgaaaaatcgcttttagttcttgagcaataaatttttgaaataatcgacaacaTCTTCGAATtctacaattttcgccgattaagatttaaaaattcgtataaaatccatttcttggaatatgagtataaaaattttccaaagtgttaataagagtgtcttctttccaatgaacaatacattttaaataattacttttagtttttcagaaaacaatatttgaagttttgataaaattttcgatgttgcaattttcatcgacaattttcaaaattcgctatacaattaatttcttgaaggatccttgtggaaatatcatcaattattaattaaagtatcctctttttaatgcaaaaagccgttatgacaaattgcttttagttcttgagaaataaatttttgaaataatcgacaattttttcaggttttacaattttcgccgattaagttttaaaaattcgtataaaatccacttcttctaatatgagtatgaaaatttcccaaagtgttgataagagtgtcctctttccaatgaaccaacacgttttgaatagttacttttagtttaccagaaaacaatatttgaagttttgataaaattttcgatgttgcaattttcatcgataatttccaaaattcgctgtacaattaatttcttgaaggatccttgtagaaatatcaccaattattaattaaagtgtcctctttttaatgcaaaaagccgttatgaaaaatcgcttttagtttttgagacacaaatttttgaaatattcgacatcttcgaattttacaattttcgccgattaagttttaaaaattcgtataaaatccacttcttggaatatgagtatgaaaatttcccaacgtgttaataaaactgtcctctttccaatgaaccaacccgttttgaaaaatagtttttagtttttgagaaaacaatatttgaagttttgataaaattttcgatgttacaattttcatcaataacttgcaaaattcgctataaaattaattttttgaaggatcgttgtggaaatatcaccaattattaattaaaatatcctctttttaattgaagaagccgttttgaaaaatcacttttaatttttgggaaataaatttttgaaataatcgataattttttggaattttaaaatttccgccgattaagatttaaaaattcgtataaaatccatttcttggaatatgagtatgagaATTGCCCAAACTGTTAATAAGACTGTCTTCTTTCCattgaaccaacccgttttgaaaaattgcttttagtttttgagaaaacaatatttgaagttttgataaaattttcgatgttgcatcgataacttgcaaaattcgctataaaattcattttttcaaggattcttgtggaaatatcaccaattattaattaaaatatcctctttttaatgcaaaaaaccgttttgaaaaatcacttttaatttttgggaaataaatttttgaaataatcgacaattttttggaattttacaatttccgccgattaagttttaaaaattcgtataaaatccatttcttggaatatgagtatgagaATTGCCCAAACTGTTAATAAGACTGTCTTCTTTCCattgaaccaacccgttttgaaaaattgattttagtttttgagaaaacaatatttgaagttttgataaaattttcgatgttgcaattttcatcgataacttgcaaaattcgctataaaattcattttttcaaggattcttgtggaaatatcaccaattattaattaaaatatcctctttttaatgcaaaaagccgttttgaaaaatcacttttaatttttgggaaataaatttttgaaataatcgacaattttttggaattttacaatttccgccgattaagttttaaaaattcgtataaaatccatttcttggaatatgagtatgagaATTGCCCAAACTGTTAATAAGACTGTCTTCTTTCCattgaaccaacccgttttgaaaaattgcttttagtttttgagaaaacaatatttgaagttttgataaaattttcgatgttgtaattttcatcgataattttcaaaattcgctataaaattaatttcttgaaggatcgttGTGAAactatcaccaattattaattaaaatatcctctttttaatgcaaaaagccgttttgaaaaatcatttttaatttttcagaaataaatttttgaaataatcgacaattttttcgaattttgcaatttccgccgattaagttttaaaaattcgtataaaatccatttcttggaatatgagtatgagaatttcccaaagtgttaataaaagtgtcctctttccaatgaaccaacccgttttgaaaaataacttttaatttttgagaaaacaatatttgaagttttgataaaaatttttaagtcgcaattttcatcgataattttcaaaattcgctatacaattaatttcttgaaggatccttgtgaaaatcaTTATATGTTTAtaggagcgaaaatgttattattataattttttattgcattacaaaatctttttggTATATTCGTCTTATTTCCCTGGCGGATTTAAGCAATTTGTAACACACACTTATTCGTGTAGTGTTAGTGGGGATAATTGAAATTCGCGGCTGGTGTCGATTGTCGATTGCACAAAATGACGCAtcccgttttaaaaaatttaagcttcaaatcgtttataaaagaataaacaaaatcaatgTGTTAGATAAACTTGTTTAAGAGCAGAGAAGAGAAAGTTTTGCAAACGAAAACGTTTACCtttcttttaagttttaatgtaAAAGGTTTGCGATAGAGCGAAATCCGCTTTTTGATGTGTTGTGTTGATGTGGAAACAGTGGTTAGAGACGTGCCCTCGAATTTCCCTtaggattttaaatttattattatataaataacatcataatcatgGACGTAAGTTTCTATCATAATTTTCGtatctttttttaagttttaatttgttttatttgattttgttataaGTAAAAGTGAAAGGAAGTTATAATCGTTTTAGTACTTGGAAAGGAATTCGATATTTGATCTATTTAAGTCCTTTTTATAATATCAAGGTACGCATATAAAAATTGTCGTTATAGGTTATtgtatcttttaattttattttatttgaaattcaacgcgatttttaaatagaattttttgcattattaTAATACGTCAAGGTTAAAGAGTAACGTGAATGCTTTTTAAAAACTGCATGATGTGTTGTTCGTTTTTGTACGAAttcataaaactaaaaattatattcaaagtATTATATACGTTCGGGACAgattaaatgattttgtatggatattttaaaataattaagaaggtataataaaattaaacattaaaagaaagttaagcgaaataattataaaagtgtataattataataaaagtagTATTAGCTAATAGACAATCTATCACTTAAacttgaaacttttatttgaaacagttttctttaaaaccacaaatagcgaaattattgactatattccagacatttgacataCCCTGTATATGCAGATCTTCAAGAATTGATGGATAGAAATCACTGGAACCAAGGCTATTACTTTGTTACACTGAATTTGTCCAGAAGTATGGGAAATTGGAAAATGGCCAGAAGAATGGACGAAGTCTGTATATATCCATTACATAGGAAAAGGCCAAACGGTGAATGTAACTATACAAGTATTACTGTatatcatacaaaaaagaCTCAAAACCTAACTTCTCCCAAATATACCCTTACAATAAGCGGGTTTGTGCTGGGACGAGGCATAAGAgaccaaattttaaatctaagaCTGAAGATGATTGAAAAGCTTTATGAATATAATATCTCAGCCCTATTCTGTTCCCTGGACTACAGAGAGGGAACGCTGGAAtaaacttcttcttctttatcatTTCTCCTAGATGCTACAACTACGTCTGTTCCTTTCCATATTCTTCACTTCCTGCACACTTCTTGGAGACTGGTTAAAATCTGGAGAGATCACCGTATCcgcaaaaaactaaaacaagacTTCAGAAATCTTTAGTGTTTTCTATTGCAATACATACAAAGCAATACAATGTATATAATTCAGAATTCTGTACCACAAATGCTGTATGTCGAAGAAGGATGAAGCTTTTGAAATTACAGTGAAGACCGGTTATAACGAGCAGTCAAGGGACCGAAAAAATTGCTCGCTATAGACGGTACCTCGTTATAACCAAGGTTGTCGTAATATGTAACATAAATTTCAATACTTGTGCAAAAAGTAGTAACcagcaattttaaaaacgaattaaaaaaatctttttgtttctGCACTTTTACAATgaaattgttgtttatttaCTATCAGAAATTAATCACTATGAGAAATTTTGTTTGCTTTAAAAGTATACGATTGAAAaggtaaaaacaaaaaaatatattatcatgtttttgtcatttttcataactttattgtttaaGACAGACACAACTACCTAATAGACGAAAACTAATTAACTAAACATCTATACTATTAtacatctaaaattaatttttattgaaatattctcggatgtttttctgttttatgcttttatgtaataattcctggcgaatatttttgtttattgtatCGCATGCGAACATACATTCAGTATTGTCCGCATACTTGGTTGCAATGTAACGTGTCACCCTAGAAAATGCttctaaaaattcattttttgatatgttTCGTTCTACCTCTTCATCTGATTCACCGTCAGATTCATTATCTTTATTCAACACGTTAGACATTATTTCAGAGTCAGATAGAATGGAACCAGTAGTAACATCGTCATCGATAGtggcaaataaatttaaatcgataCTGTCTATTTCCAAACCGTTTTTCTCTGCCCAACTAGAAAGATTTTCTTCCACAGAGATACGCGTAATTAATTGAGCTAAGGGAATTTCATCTTCCTCACTAAAACTCTCTGCAAGATTGCCGAATGCATGACGAAAGCAATTcattattgtttcttttttaacatttatccATGCGCTGTTTAGCATTATTATGGCAtctaaaatatcgatttttaatttttcattcagaTCCATAGCTTCTACTAACTTGAACAATAACTTTTGTCGATAAAACGTTTTCATTGATTTAATTATGCCTTGGTCCATCGGTTGTAAGACGGAAGTTGAATTTGGCGAAAAGTACGCAAGTACGCATTCTAAGTTGTTAATATGAGGATTTTTGTAACGATGTATAGATACAAGTTCACGTAAATCTAGCGATAAACTGAACTGCCGATGCTGCCTGTACATGGTGCCTAAATGGCACGTCACGACGTCACCAGATTTTTACGTCATTCGCTCGTTATAGACGGTACAAAACACGCAAAACTACAACCGAGCTCTCGTTATAACCGAACTCTCGTTATAACCGAGCACGCGTTATAACCGAGATTTTTTACATTGTAAGGATAAGATTTTTCACGGGACTTGGAAGCTTGCTCGTTATAGAGCAGGTGCTCGTTATAAAGCATACTCGTTATAACCGGTCTTTACTGTATATGTTACCAACAATCCAGCGTTGCATACTTAAATTCTTCGGTCATGCAATACGGAAGGACGACATGGAAATATTCATGATACAGGGGAAGATTGATGGCAAAAGGTCAAAAGGCAGGTAACCGGCGAGATATAAGTAATGCGTTCTCTAAAGGACAGAGAGGCATGGGGAAGGGTCACAACGACTGAAGAGAGAGAGATGGTTCAGATATCGATGTCAAACTGTAAACTTAAAAATCTGTTTACACCAAGGAGAGCTAAATTCTCCatccttaaaataaaatttaaaaatttttaggcattatacctcttgtaacatctatcctgaGACACACTGTATTAGGAATAATATGTTGAGTTGGGTAGTAATTTTCTTGGTGTTagtattatatatttttttctgcaaCTCCATTGCTATTGTGAAACTTCTGTAGTTATCTAGCCGAAAGAtcgtttttattgttttgagCATATGATGTAAAACATTAATACAAAATctgtaataattataaaacttataaaataCATGTGTACATTTATTTTGATGTGCGCGACTTTTCGATCACACGGTATAAAGCTATaccgaattttttaaaactgccAAAAATATAGTGTCCTTGAAGATCTTGATACGAATTCAAAcggaaaaaataacaaacatatgTGATGACTAAACTATAAAAtggaataaataaatctttattcaGCGAGGTCTATTCAAATACTAAAttgcttatttttatttgatctaGACAGAAAAAATAACTTTGAGAGATGTTTTGAATTTAGTCGACTTTTTAACAAATCCCAATTAAAGCAGTgttctatatttattaaaatatctcagaattttatcatataaatataaccatttttttgcgaattcttaaagaggaaaaatttaactttaatataacaccaaaattgtttcttaaactttaaagtttacctctgagcgattttttgaattttatcgattttttaacaattttcaattttagcggagttatatattttttaaaatatctcaaaattttatgatataaatataaaaatttctttgcgACTTCTTACAGAGGaagaatttagttttaatttaacaccaaaatcgtttcttaaactttaaagATAACGTctgagtgattttttgaatttaatcgACTTTTTAACAAATCCCAATTAAAGCAGAGttccatatttattaaaatatctcagaattttatgatataaatataacaatttctatgcgaattcttaaagaggaagaattTAGCTTTAATGTATCACcgaaatcgtttcttaaactTTAAGATTAACCTctgagtgattttttgaatatcatCGATTTTTCTACTAACCTCAATTAAAACAGAGTTccatatttattaatgtatctcagaattttataatataaatataacataatctttgcgaattcttaaagaggaagaatttagctttaatttaacaaaaccgtttgttaaactttaatgtGAACCTCTgagcgattttttgaactttattgattttttaacaaatttcaatTGTAGCGGagatctttattttttaaaatacctcaaaatatgatgatataaatataaaagtttctttgcaaattattaaagaggaaGAATTTAGCTTTAGCTGAGCaccaaaatcgtttcttaaactttaaagCTAACCTCTGGGCGATCGTTTGAATTTCaccgattttttaataaatcccaATTAAGGCagatcaatatttattaaaatatctcagaattatatgatataaatataacaatttctttgcgaattcttaaattagaagaatttagCTTTAATATATCaccaaaatcgtttcttaaactttaaaattaacctctGAGATAGTGTTTCAATTTTaccgattttttaacaaatcccAATTAAAACagttctatattttttaaaatatctcagtattttatgatataaatataacc
This genomic stretch from Onthophagus taurus isolate NC chromosome 7, IU_Otau_3.0, whole genome shotgun sequence harbors:
- the LOC111415920 gene encoding acylphosphatase-2-like, with protein sequence MVNVIIQALWLFVLGVLLSDHTNYNMSRKLSVDFEVYGRVQGVFFRKYTQQEAKKLGLTGWCMNTEKGTVQGILEGDSEKISQMKRWLEKTGSPSSRIDKAVFSNEKEAKSGQFSSFEIRR